The following proteins come from a genomic window of Deltaproteobacteria bacterium PRO3:
- a CDS encoding alpha/beta hydrolase — protein sequence MPNADTEKIYEFILGFHGPTKRVIAQDLRRAFRFDASLPPDYYPDVTRSERRIPGAEAGQEIRCLVYTPSNPNPPVLLYIHGGGWSLESSDDYASFHKKLSSMAGLLIFAIDYRLAPEHPFPAGLEDCLAAYRWLRRHASELGADPRRLFVGGDSAGGNLSPALALKLKEVAEPLPEALLCLCPVTDFQLEKYDSWRRLAFDGIVYDAAFLGAVRGGYVNCDAWTHPLVSPIYGDLRGLPPTCLIAGDEDPLVDDNRAFAAKLREAGVALDFKVYEGMPHAFYCFSGLIPQEQAALEQMTRFFRGLS from the coding sequence ATGCCCAACGCCGACACCGAAAAGATCTACGAATTCATCCTCGGGTTCCACGGACCGACCAAGCGCGTCATCGCCCAGGACCTGCGCCGGGCCTTTCGCTTCGACGCGTCCCTGCCGCCCGACTATTACCCCGACGTCACCCGCAGCGAGCGGCGCATCCCCGGCGCGGAGGCCGGCCAGGAAATTCGTTGCCTGGTCTACACCCCCTCCAACCCGAATCCGCCCGTCCTCCTCTACATCCACGGCGGCGGCTGGTCCCTGGAATCCTCCGACGACTACGCCTCCTTCCATAAAAAGCTCAGCTCGATGGCGGGCCTCTTGATCTTCGCGATCGACTACCGACTCGCCCCCGAGCATCCCTTTCCGGCGGGACTCGAGGACTGCCTCGCCGCCTACCGCTGGCTGCGACGACACGCCTCCGAGCTTGGGGCCGATCCGCGGCGCCTCTTCGTGGGCGGCGACAGCGCCGGCGGCAACCTCTCTCCCGCCCTCGCGCTCAAGCTGAAGGAAGTCGCCGAACCTCTGCCCGAGGCCCTGCTCTGCCTCTGCCCGGTGACCGACTTCCAGCTGGAAAAATACGATTCCTGGCGCCGCCTCGCCTTCGACGGCATCGTCTACGATGCCGCCTTCCTCGGCGCGGTGCGCGGCGGCTACGTCAATTGCGACGCCTGGACCCACCCCTTGGTCAGCCCGATCTACGGCGACCTGCGTGGCCTGCCCCCGACCTGCCTGATCGCGGGCGACGAGGACCCCTTGGTCGACGACAACCGCGCCTTCGCCGCCAAGCTGCGCGAGGCCGGGGTGGCCCTCGACTTCAAAGTCTACGAGGGCATGCCGCACGCCTTCTACTGCTTCTCCGGGCTGATTCCCCAGGAACAGGCCGCCCTCGAGCAGATGACCCGTTTCTTCCGGGGGCTTTCCTAG